A genomic window from Calditrichota bacterium includes:
- a CDS encoding sugar kinase, with protein sequence MSTPLHLTVVGSAALDTIETPHGRADDALGGSALYLGAAGSLFAPTHIVAVVGEDFPQQSVEFLAGRGVDLGGLTIAKGPTFRWHGRYHNDMNRRDTLALDLGVFAGFNPQLPTAAAEAGILMLANIDPTLQENVLRQMVKPRLVAYDTMNHWITGSRAAVQSLLRKVDLVLLNDEELALLTGGPATIENAGTLLEMGPRFAVVKKGEHGAILFCKSEPPFLCPAFPVRRPVDPTGAGDTFAGGMLGYLAATGDFGTFSLRRAVVYGTLAASFAVEAFGMNRLQEITLDDVEERFRQFQAMVEF encoded by the coding sequence TTGAGCACCCCCCTTCATCTGACCGTCGTCGGCTCGGCCGCACTTGACACTATCGAAACTCCGCACGGGCGGGCCGACGATGCATTGGGTGGCTCAGCACTCTACCTCGGCGCGGCCGGATCGCTATTTGCGCCGACGCACATTGTTGCGGTCGTGGGTGAAGATTTCCCGCAGCAATCAGTAGAGTTCCTGGCGGGGCGAGGCGTCGATCTGGGTGGTCTGACCATCGCCAAAGGTCCGACTTTTCGGTGGCATGGACGTTATCACAACGATATGAACCGGCGGGACACGCTGGCGCTCGACCTCGGCGTATTCGCCGGTTTCAACCCGCAACTACCGACAGCGGCCGCCGAAGCCGGCATCCTCATGCTCGCCAACATCGACCCGACGCTGCAAGAAAATGTCCTGAGACAAATGGTGAAGCCACGATTAGTGGCTTACGATACAATGAACCACTGGATCACTGGCAGCCGCGCGGCAGTCCAAAGTCTCCTGAGGAAAGTCGATCTCGTCCTCTTGAACGATGAAGAGTTGGCTCTCCTGACCGGTGGCCCGGCTACGATCGAGAATGCCGGGACCTTGCTCGAGATGGGGCCCCGTTTCGCGGTCGTTAAGAAAGGCGAACATGGAGCGATCCTGTTCTGCAAGTCGGAACCACCCTTTCTCTGTCCGGCTTTTCCGGTTCGGAGGCCCGTCGATCCGACCGGAGCCGGCGACACCTTCGCCGGCGGGATGCTCGGATACCTCGCTGCAACCGGCGATTTCGGGACGTTCAGTTTGCGGCGGGCGGTCGTCTATGGTACGCTTGCGGCATCGTTCGCTGTCGAGGCATTTGGAATGAACCGGCTTCAAGAGATCACTCTTGACGACGTCGAAGAGCGCTTCCGGCAGTTTCAAGCGATGGTGGAATTCTGA
- a CDS encoding site-specific DNA-methyltransferase — MNQLHYGDNLEVLRERISDESVDLIYIDPPFNSKRDYNIIYDGATAQAEAFKDTWSLQSWQNERQLIFFDEPQRYARLHRFIQALEVLRIDSDPSLFGYLVNMGIRIVELHRVLKSTGSFYLHCDPTASHYLKVLLDDVFGKANFRNEIIWHYGGWVHQRMNQFPRKHDVILYYSKSESNTFHPLSVPWDRYEYIRLRRQAIHKESDGREYIYDRRGGKGQKRYLDVAMNEGRSVTSVWDIRALTSSAKERLGFPTQKPESLLSRIIRASSNEGDVVLDAFCGCGTTVVAAQRLNRKWIGIDITYLAIDLVRERLLDQFYRVEGEPEVESARRFDSEVTIHGIPRDIEGVRHLATRTKGDRVRKEYEKWAVFSVGGVYSEKKGADSGIDGYFLLDDFSSEGEHQIVRGLIQVKSGRVGVREVRDFAHVLEREGAPLGIFVTLEPPTGPMLQEIDRLEPWRSGRGKVIDRITMITAEDILSARLPALPIRRATRRASRVVPEVEQHDLLQDNGI, encoded by the coding sequence GTGAATCAACTTCACTACGGCGACAACCTCGAAGTTCTGCGGGAACGAATCTCGGACGAGTCGGTCGATCTTATCTACATCGATCCGCCGTTCAACTCGAAGCGGGACTACAACATCATCTACGACGGCGCGACGGCCCAGGCTGAGGCGTTTAAAGACACTTGGAGTTTGCAGAGTTGGCAGAATGAACGGCAGTTGATCTTCTTTGACGAGCCGCAGCGCTATGCTCGGTTGCACCGGTTCATTCAAGCCCTGGAAGTCTTGCGCATCGATAGCGATCCTTCGCTCTTCGGATATCTGGTCAATATGGGTATCCGGATCGTTGAACTGCATCGGGTTTTGAAGTCCACCGGGAGTTTTTACCTGCACTGCGATCCGACAGCAAGTCATTACCTAAAAGTTCTATTGGATGATGTATTCGGGAAGGCGAATTTTCGCAATGAGATAATCTGGCATTATGGCGGTTGGGTGCATCAGCGAATGAACCAGTTTCCTCGCAAGCACGATGTGATCTTATACTACTCGAAATCCGAGTCTAACACTTTTCATCCGCTTTCGGTTCCATGGGATCGCTATGAGTATATAAGGCTTCGCCGTCAGGCTATACACAAGGAGAGCGACGGCCGCGAATATATCTACGACAGGCGAGGCGGAAAAGGACAGAAGCGGTATCTCGATGTAGCAATGAATGAGGGACGTAGTGTAACCTCAGTCTGGGACATTCGCGCACTTACAAGTTCGGCAAAGGAGAGGTTAGGTTTTCCTACCCAAAAGCCGGAATCGCTGCTTTCCCGCATCATCCGCGCCAGCAGCAATGAAGGCGATGTCGTTCTCGATGCCTTTTGTGGCTGCGGAACTACTGTAGTAGCAGCACAGCGATTGAACCGCAAATGGATCGGCATCGACATCACCTATCTGGCTATCGATCTAGTTCGAGAGCGACTTCTCGATCAGTTTTACCGGGTGGAGGGCGAGCCGGAAGTCGAATCAGCCCGGCGCTTCGACTCCGAAGTGACGATTCACGGCATACCGCGCGACATCGAAGGCGTCCGGCACCTTGCGACCAGGACCAAGGGCGACAGGGTGCGCAAAGAGTACGAGAAATGGGCCGTGTTTTCTGTGGGGGGCGTCTATTCCGAGAAGAAAGGCGCCGATAGCGGTATCGACGGTTATTTCCTGTTAGACGACTTCTCCTCGGAAGGGGAGCATCAGATAGTCCGAGGTTTGATTCAGGTCAAGAGTGGGCGGGTCGGCGTGCGTGAAGTCCGTGACTTTGCTCACGTCCTCGAACGCGAAGGTGCTCCACTGGGGATATTTGTCACTCTTGAGCCACCGACCGGGCCGATGCTGCAGGAGATCGATAGACTTGAGCCGTGGCGGTCCGGACGCGGCAAGGTCATCGACCGCATTACGATGATAACTGCCGAAGATATCCTAAGTGCCCGGCTGCCCGCGCTGCCGATTCGTCGGGCGACAAGACGCGCCTCCCGGGTCGTCCCCGAAGTCGAGCAGCACGATCTCTTACAGGATAACGGCATTTGA
- the rsfS gene encoding ribosome silencing factor gives MSPIKPGQPGSTSILPSSSARIISGCRLPAKPRRALLPRTLARRAALLAADKQALDILVLDVRAATDFTDFFVICSGAVDVHVSAIADHIEREMRAMGYRPAHTEGADTRRWILLDYVDIVVHIFQPDARTYYALERLWGDAKVVNIKGLEES, from the coding sequence ATGTCTCCAATCAAGCCGGGCCAGCCGGGCTCGACTTCGATCTTACCTTCATCATCGGCAAGGATTATAAGCGGTTGCCGTTTGCCCGCTAAACCCCGCCGGGCACTGCTGCCTCGCACCCTCGCCCGCCGCGCCGCGCTCCTTGCGGCCGACAAACAGGCTCTCGACATCCTCGTCCTCGACGTTCGCGCTGCAACCGACTTCACCGACTTTTTTGTGATATGCAGCGGTGCTGTCGATGTTCACGTCTCCGCCATCGCCGACCATATCGAACGTGAAATGCGCGCCATGGGTTATCGTCCAGCTCATACTGAAGGCGCCGACACCCGACGCTGGATTCTGCTCGATTACGTCGATATCGTAGTGCACATCTTCCAACCCGATGCGCGCACCTATTACGCCCTCGAACGCCTCTGGGGGGATGCCAAAGTTGTGAATATCAAAGGTCTGGAGGAGTCGTGA
- a CDS encoding pantoate--beta-alanine ligase, which produces MSHCLYITISLARCQPYCRWSCSIFEFGRGRIAQVAYRAFHSPKDQDLNNTNAYIVEYRLSTTTKTLNTTNKKVRILRQPQEMSQLADLWHREGLRIGLVPTMGALHAGHLSLFRLLDGCCDRKVASIFVNPIQFGPEEDYTRYPRDEVSDLSLLTGAGCDVVFAPERKAVFPDGFSTYIEPADLLTTLCAPFRPGHFRGVSTIVLKLFNVTRCDAAAFGLKDYQQAMVIRRMVRDLDLPVELHFGETLREPDGLAMSSRNRYLSSDERRVAATLPHALEAARRMAAGGAVKVDDIIRIVSQRVVDAGAQVQYVQVVDPDNLSLRSEIGSKALLAAAIFVGRTRLIDNVLVGPEGETKPIAGGSVE; this is translated from the coding sequence CGATCTCTCTCGCACGATGTCAACCTTATTGCAGGTGGTCATGCTCAATCTTTGAATTTGGTCGAGGGCGAATAGCCCAAGTCGCTTATCGGGCTTTTCATTCGCCGAAGGATCAGGACTTGAACAACACTAATGCGTATATTGTTGAGTACCGACTTTCGACGACAACCAAAACCCTGAACACCACCAACAAAAAGGTCAGAATCCTGCGACAGCCGCAGGAAATGTCGCAACTTGCCGACCTGTGGCATCGGGAAGGACTGCGCATTGGCTTAGTTCCGACGATGGGTGCGCTACACGCCGGACACTTGAGTCTGTTTCGGCTCCTTGACGGATGCTGCGACCGAAAGGTGGCGAGTATATTTGTCAACCCGATCCAGTTCGGACCGGAGGAGGATTACACTCGCTATCCGCGAGACGAAGTCTCGGATTTATCGCTACTCACCGGTGCGGGATGCGACGTCGTTTTCGCTCCCGAACGGAAAGCGGTCTTTCCCGATGGCTTTTCAACTTATATCGAGCCTGCGGATTTGCTGACTACGCTCTGCGCTCCTTTCCGGCCGGGGCACTTTCGAGGCGTTTCGACTATAGTGCTCAAGTTATTCAACGTTACCCGCTGCGATGCGGCTGCATTTGGGCTGAAGGACTATCAACAGGCGATGGTTATCCGCCGAATGGTGCGAGACCTCGACCTGCCGGTTGAACTCCACTTTGGTGAAACGCTCCGCGAACCGGACGGGCTTGCGATGTCGTCGCGCAACCGTTATCTATCGTCTGACGAACGCAGGGTTGCTGCAACGCTGCCGCATGCGCTTGAAGCGGCGCGCAGAATGGCTGCAGGCGGTGCTGTTAAGGTAGATGACATCATTAGAATTGTAAGCCAGCGCGTGGTTGACGCCGGTGCTCAGGTTCAATATGTCCAGGTTGTCGATCCGGACAACTTGTCGCTGAGGAGTGAGATAGGCTCAAAGGCCTTACTGGCAGCAGCGATCTTCGTCGGCAGGACTCGCCTTATCGACAACGTATTGGTAGGCCCGGAAGGTGAGACGAAACCGATTGCAGGCGGGAGCGTTGAATGA
- a CDS encoding UDP-N-acetylglucosamine pyrophosphorylase: MTIRPLIAVILAAGKGKRMKSDLPKVLHPLAGRPLVHYVIDLARDVSAMRIILVIGHGREQVERQTKATGVEYAVQVEQRGTADAVMAGKDLLSDFDGDLLILSGDVPLLRKRSIEQALEHHRRTVSVGTVFTFTPDDPAGYGRILRSPEGALIGIVEEKDADERVRAIYEVNAGIYIFDSRALFQALARIDSNNAAGEFYITDAVALLRNDGLPLAAWHIDDPVEVAGVNDTAQLAVLEVQLAVRRGG, translated from the coding sequence ATGACTATTAGGCCGCTCATCGCCGTCATCCTTGCGGCGGGCAAAGGCAAACGGATGAAGTCGGACCTGCCCAAAGTGCTCCATCCGCTCGCCGGCCGGCCGCTGGTGCACTACGTGATCGATCTGGCTCGCGATGTTAGTGCAATGCGCATTATTCTTGTGATAGGCCATGGACGGGAGCAGGTAGAGCGGCAGACCAAAGCCACCGGTGTTGAGTATGCCGTTCAGGTTGAACAGCGCGGCACAGCCGATGCCGTAATGGCAGGCAAAGACCTGCTCTCTGACTTCGATGGCGACCTGCTCATTCTCTCCGGCGATGTGCCGCTTCTTAGGAAGAGGTCCATTGAGCAAGCACTGGAACATCATCGCCGGACCGTCTCAGTAGGGACGGTGTTTACGTTTACGCCTGACGATCCGGCTGGTTACGGGAGGATACTGCGCAGCCCGGAAGGGGCGTTGATAGGCATTGTTGAGGAGAAAGATGCCGATGAGCGCGTGCGTGCCATTTACGAAGTGAACGCTGGAATCTACATCTTCGACAGCCGGGCGTTATTTCAAGCCCTAGCCCGGATCGACAGCAACAATGCTGCCGGGGAGTTCTATATCACCGACGCAGTGGCGTTATTGCGCAACGACGGGCTTCCTCTGGCGGCCTGGCATATCGACGATCCAGTCGAAGTTGCAGGCGTCAACGACACAGCCCAGTTGGCTGTGCTCGAGGTGCAGCTTGCCGTCCGTCGCGGCGGTTGA
- a CDS encoding arginine--tRNA ligase: protein MDSARLRRYRSAHLPTRCAHLLRPRTPLGGCQSCEYQRSGGVVRLTAEIAGHLRDLASSLGVEVSEARVELPRQGAFGDFASNLPMVIAARLGRKPIEVAEEIARRYPTSSEGVGAVEAAPPGFLNFHLAPGWFHNLLREILVSPGEYGASREGAGRRWNFEFVSANPTGPLNVVSARAASVGDALIRIFRRRGFDAVSEYYFNDAGRQVRLLGASVLARSDQIRSGIAEVVIPEDGYHGEYVLDIARAWQEAQHEAAYENDESVGGWATNWMLERQRTQLNRFRVGFDVWFREASLHTDGRVEDVVRKMKEVDQAYEREGALWFRASAFGDTDDRVMVTSEGRATYRVPDMAYHLDKFGRGFEKAVVLLGPDHHGAIITLQAALKALGLPDSFYEGIIVQQVNLLRDGEPVKMSKRAGQLVTLDELVDEVGVDAARFFFLRRKISTPLDFDIELAKRHSDENPVYYVQYAHARICSILRQPGADALNGTPAKYLNLLQEKEELDVLRSLMLFDWTLEAVVRSLEPSLMTTYLIDVAKAFHYFYTKHRVLTDDRERSSARLALCRGTAAVLKEGLELIGVEAPERM from the coding sequence CTGGATTCTGCTCGATTACGTCGATATCGTAGTGCACATCTTCCAACCCGATGCGCGCACCTATTACGCCCTCGAACGCCTCTGGGGGGATGCCAAAGTTGTGAATATCAAAGGTCTGGAGGAGTCGTGAGGTTGACGGCCGAAATAGCCGGACATCTGCGCGACCTGGCATCTTCGCTTGGCGTTGAAGTTTCCGAGGCGCGGGTCGAACTGCCGCGTCAGGGTGCCTTTGGCGATTTTGCTTCCAACCTTCCGATGGTAATCGCCGCGCGGCTTGGCCGCAAACCCATAGAAGTAGCAGAAGAAATTGCGCGCCGCTATCCCACATCAAGCGAGGGTGTTGGTGCCGTCGAAGCAGCGCCTCCCGGCTTTCTCAACTTTCACCTTGCCCCCGGCTGGTTTCACAATCTCCTGCGGGAGATCCTTGTAAGTCCAGGCGAGTATGGCGCCAGCCGCGAAGGTGCCGGTCGCCGGTGGAATTTCGAATTCGTCTCCGCCAATCCTACCGGCCCGCTTAACGTCGTTTCGGCGCGAGCCGCGTCGGTTGGAGATGCCCTCATCCGCATCTTCCGGCGACGTGGTTTCGATGCGGTAAGCGAATACTACTTCAATGATGCCGGACGACAGGTACGATTGCTCGGTGCTTCGGTGCTGGCACGGTCGGATCAAATTAGGTCCGGCATTGCGGAAGTCGTCATTCCGGAGGACGGCTATCACGGCGAATATGTTCTTGACATCGCCCGAGCCTGGCAGGAGGCTCAACATGAAGCGGCCTATGAGAATGACGAAAGCGTCGGGGGATGGGCGACCAACTGGATGCTCGAGCGGCAAAGAACGCAATTAAATCGCTTTCGGGTTGGGTTCGACGTCTGGTTCCGGGAGGCATCGCTTCACACCGACGGCCGGGTTGAAGATGTCGTGAGGAAGATGAAAGAGGTCGATCAGGCTTACGAAAGAGAGGGGGCGCTATGGTTCAGGGCTTCGGCTTTTGGGGATACAGACGACCGGGTGATGGTGACTTCGGAGGGACGGGCAACCTACCGGGTGCCCGATATGGCTTATCATCTCGACAAGTTTGGACGCGGTTTTGAGAAGGCAGTCGTCCTGCTCGGCCCCGATCACCACGGCGCGATCATCACGCTGCAGGCGGCGTTGAAGGCGTTGGGGCTGCCGGACAGTTTCTATGAAGGCATCATTGTCCAGCAGGTTAATCTCCTGCGCGACGGCGAACCGGTCAAGATGTCTAAGCGTGCCGGTCAACTCGTAACCCTCGATGAACTGGTCGATGAGGTGGGTGTCGATGCGGCGCGGTTTTTCTTTTTGAGGCGCAAGATCTCGACGCCTCTCGACTTTGACATCGAACTGGCCAAACGGCATTCGGACGAGAATCCGGTTTATTATGTCCAGTATGCCCACGCCCGCATCTGTTCTATTCTGCGCCAACCGGGAGCAGACGCCCTTAACGGGACCCCTGCAAAGTATCTGAACCTCTTGCAGGAAAAGGAGGAACTCGACGTCCTTCGGTCGTTGATGCTCTTCGACTGGACGCTTGAGGCGGTGGTGCGGAGTCTTGAGCCGTCGCTAATGACGACCTATCTGATCGACGTTGCGAAGGCGTTTCATTACTTCTATACGAAACACCGGGTGCTGACCGATGACCGGGAACGGTCTTCCGCGCGACTGGCGCTCTGCCGTGGGACTGCGGCGGTCTTGAAGGAAGGGCTGGAACTGATCGGCGTCGAAGCGCCTGAGAGGATGTAA
- a CDS encoding LytR family transcriptional regulator, translating to MSTNPRPRMRYDADDPDRRLRVRLDLLIGLMIVQVLLSIGLWVDRYRSQGGTPLPPAAQEAFQTPESASPSTPSSPPLSVLDETPVTQVYTSDPVIEEPPVVREPVSEPKREPAAGSKIRIQVLNGCGVPGVAKRARDWLARRNYDVRDVGNADRQDYRMSKVVNRSGIQGAARDLARVLGVDESHVSNQAGPAGLDFDLTFIIGKDYKRLPFAR from the coding sequence ATGTCCACCAATCCTCGGCCGCGAATGAGATACGACGCTGACGATCCCGACCGCCGCCTGCGCGTCCGTCTCGATCTCTTGATTGGACTGATGATCGTCCAGGTGCTGCTCTCAATTGGTCTCTGGGTCGATCGTTATCGTTCCCAGGGCGGGACGCCGCTGCCACCGGCTGCTCAAGAGGCGTTTCAGACACCGGAATCGGCATCGCCTTCGACACCTTCTTCGCCGCCGCTCTCGGTGCTCGACGAGACGCCGGTTACGCAGGTCTATACCAGCGATCCGGTGATCGAGGAGCCCCCCGTCGTCCGCGAGCCGGTTAGCGAGCCGAAACGTGAACCGGCAGCCGGATCGAAGATTCGTATTCAAGTCTTGAACGGCTGCGGTGTGCCGGGTGTTGCCAAGCGGGCGCGCGATTGGCTGGCGCGACGCAACTACGACGTTCGTGACGTTGGCAATGCCGACCGGCAGGACTACCGGATGTCGAAAGTGGTCAATCGCAGCGGTATCCAGGGCGCTGCGCGCGACCTTGCACGGGTGCTTGGCGTCGACGAATCCCATGTCTCCAATCAAGCCGGGCCAGCCGGGCTCGACTTCGATCTTACCTTCATCATCGGCAAGGATTATAAGCGGTTGCCGTTTGCCCGCTAA